In a genomic window of SAR116 cluster alpha proteobacterium HIMB100:
- a CDS encoding dihydrodipicolinate synthase/N-acetylneuraminate lyase (PFAM: Dihydrodipicolinate synthetase family~TIGRFAM: dihydrodipicolinate synthase), with product MDFYGIYTPVITPHNADFSIDEAGFEAVIEHLIRSGVHGIVIAGTTGEYYAQSMAERERMLILGTEIIAGRVAVIGGTGSIRPEESIHLAGVAKSAGVDALLITTPPYAAPTGRENALNALAIERAADLPVMLYNYPGRMAAEMDEEFLDRVGQSSNFKAIKESSGDINRLHLLARRYPHISLSCGMDDQALEFFAWGARSWVCAASNFAPSAHLALWRSCVVDGDFATGRRIMSAMLPLLQVLERGGKFIQSVKYGAERMGLPAGVPRAPLKPLNKDEKRTLDQVIDRMNATISHILDNKQENNSPVKGA from the coding sequence ATGGACTTTTACGGCATTTATACACCAGTCATAACGCCTCATAATGCAGATTTCAGCATCGATGAGGCCGGCTTTGAAGCAGTGATTGAACATCTCATTCGCTCTGGCGTGCATGGTATAGTAATCGCTGGAACGACCGGAGAATATTACGCGCAGTCCATGGCTGAGCGGGAACGCATGCTGATATTGGGCACCGAAATTATTGCTGGCCGTGTAGCGGTTATTGGCGGCACAGGCAGTATCCGGCCGGAAGAATCGATCCATCTGGCCGGGGTAGCAAAGTCAGCCGGAGTAGATGCGCTTTTGATCACGACACCGCCCTATGCCGCACCTACAGGCAGAGAAAATGCACTGAACGCCCTGGCGATTGAACGGGCAGCTGATTTACCGGTGATGTTATATAACTATCCTGGCCGGATGGCGGCGGAAATGGATGAAGAATTTCTGGATCGGGTGGGGCAGTCTTCAAACTTCAAGGCCATTAAAGAAAGTTCAGGAGATATTAACAGGCTGCATCTGCTGGCCCGTCGTTATCCGCATATCAGCTTGTCCTGCGGTATGGATGATCAGGCTCTCGAATTTTTTGCTTGGGGTGCACGCTCGTGGGTCTGTGCCGCCTCTAATTTTGCGCCGTCTGCACATCTGGCTTTATGGCGATCGTGTGTGGTGGATGGTGATTTTGCCACGGGCCGGCGCATCATGAGCGCTATGTTGCCCTTATTGCAGGTTCTGGAGCGGGGCGGAAAATTCATTCAGTCTGTGAAATATGGGGCTGAGCGTATGGGGCTGCCTGCAGGTGTTCCAAGAGCGCCGCTAAAGCCGTTGAACAAAGATGAGAAGCGAACACTTGATCAAGTGATCGACCGGATGAACGCTACGATTTCTCATATTCTGGATAACAAGCAGGAGAATAACTCTCCTGTGAAAGGAGCCTGA
- a CDS encoding NAD-dependent aldehyde dehydrogenase (PFAM: Aldehyde dehydrogenase family): MSDMLSFDDYTALAKQIALPDACHIEGSFHTCSGPALPVHNPASGELLCTINMASEADVNLAVSKAREVFDNGDWSKAHPLARKQILIKLAKLMQRNRHELAVIESLDSGKPISDCAQIDIPESINTLLWHAESIDKIYDDVAPSGDDALAVIVREAVGVVGCVLPWNFPLLMLAWKLGPALAAGNSVLVKPAEQTPLSALYLARLAVEAGLPRSVFQVLVGDGPTTGKLLGCHSDVDMVSFTGSTQTGKLFLSYAAQSNLKKVTLECGGKNPAIVLDDAEDLDSVAAHVVTGAFWNLGQNCSAISRLIVHEAIKDELVDKLRAYIKDWRQGDPLNPSNRLGVPVDSAHGAKIQGYLDEAKSQKLEVLAGALDGHISPVILDIPQTGSLLVDEEIFGPVLAVQTVKSLDEAVQLANDTPYGLTAAIFSANMKKAVRAARAMKAGTVTVNSYGEGDITTPFGGYKQSGFGGRDNGLAAHDQFTETKTIWLDLADTAPDQI, encoded by the coding sequence ATGTCAGATATGCTCAGTTTTGATGATTACACCGCACTTGCAAAACAGATTGCGCTTCCTGATGCGTGTCATATTGAGGGCAGTTTTCACACCTGCTCCGGACCTGCATTACCGGTTCATAACCCAGCTTCCGGTGAGCTGCTATGTACAATTAACATGGCGAGCGAGGCTGATGTAAATTTGGCTGTGTCAAAGGCTCGTGAAGTGTTTGACAATGGTGATTGGTCAAAAGCACATCCGCTGGCGCGCAAGCAGATTCTGATAAAATTAGCCAAACTGATGCAGCGTAATCGTCATGAATTGGCAGTGATCGAATCGCTGGATTCAGGGAAGCCGATTTCAGACTGTGCCCAGATCGATATTCCAGAAAGCATCAACACCCTGTTATGGCATGCTGAATCTATTGATAAGATTTATGACGATGTGGCCCCATCAGGTGATGATGCGTTGGCAGTGATTGTGCGTGAAGCTGTGGGTGTTGTTGGTTGTGTGTTACCGTGGAATTTTCCTTTATTGATGCTGGCCTGGAAATTAGGGCCAGCCCTTGCTGCGGGCAATAGCGTGCTGGTTAAACCAGCCGAACAAACACCTCTATCGGCCCTCTATCTCGCCCGCCTTGCGGTTGAAGCTGGATTACCCAGAAGTGTTTTTCAGGTCCTGGTTGGTGATGGCCCAACCACGGGCAAGCTTTTGGGCTGCCATAGTGATGTGGATATGGTCAGCTTTACCGGATCAACGCAAACCGGAAAGCTGTTTTTAAGTTATGCTGCGCAGTCAAATCTGAAAAAAGTTACGCTGGAATGTGGGGGTAAAAATCCGGCAATTGTGTTGGATGATGCTGAGGATCTGGATTCTGTTGCCGCGCATGTCGTCACGGGTGCCTTTTGGAATTTGGGACAGAATTGTTCGGCAATATCACGGTTGATTGTTCACGAAGCGATCAAGGATGAGCTGGTTGACAAGCTCAGGGCCTATATTAAGGATTGGCGACAAGGGGATCCTTTGAACCCGTCAAATCGGCTAGGCGTACCTGTGGATTCGGCACATGGCGCAAAAATACAAGGCTATCTGGATGAAGCTAAATCCCAGAAACTTGAGGTTCTGGCCGGGGCCCTTGATGGCCACATCAGTCCGGTGATTTTGGATATTCCGCAAACAGGATCGCTGCTGGTTGATGAAGAGATTTTTGGCCCTGTATTGGCGGTACAAACAGTGAAATCTCTTGATGAGGCTGTCCAACTCGCCAATGATACGCCTTATGGGCTAACAGCAGCTATATTTTCTGCCAATATGAAAAAAGCTGTGCGAGCGGCCCGCGCAATGAAAGCTGGTACCGTAACTGTTAACAGTTATGGAGAAGGGGATATCACAACCCCATTTGGCGGCTACAAACAATCTGGTTTTGGCGGGCGTGATAATGGGCTGGCGGCTCATGACCAGTTCACTGAAACGAAAACCATTTGGCTTGATCTGGCGGATACTGCTCCGGATCAGATATAA
- a CDS encoding transcriptional regulator (PFAM: Bacterial regulatory proteins, gntR family; FCD domain), which yields MFKIHIVYNVNNFYVKNGTHTFSDRHGGVMPASKESILTHLRRQIITLELAPGAMLDEAALCAEFEISRTPMREILRRLDGEGFVRVRENRGVIVAPMDLGSMRQFFLTAPMIYAAISRLAAQNAQPEQLDRLSEIQTAFKEAVASASVEQMVYYNDQFHFQIGEMADNPYLQPSFQRLLIDHARIGQTFWQIDRHTSVRTPDKIDEACRHHDEMIAAFAAADEELSVQLTLQHWELSRADIETYIHPDPLALDSLMTG from the coding sequence TTGTTTAAAATACATATTGTATACAATGTAAATAACTTTTATGTTAAGAACGGTACTCACACTTTTTCTGACCGGCATGGGGGTGTTATGCCAGCCTCAAAAGAATCCATATTAACCCATTTGCGCAGGCAAATTATCACGCTTGAGCTCGCGCCCGGAGCGATGCTGGATGAGGCCGCGCTTTGTGCTGAATTTGAGATATCGAGAACACCGATGCGTGAGATTTTGCGCCGTCTTGATGGTGAGGGTTTTGTGCGGGTGCGTGAAAATCGAGGCGTGATTGTCGCGCCTATGGATCTTGGATCTATGCGTCAGTTCTTTTTAACAGCACCAATGATTTATGCGGCCATTTCACGTCTGGCAGCACAGAATGCACAGCCAGAGCAGCTTGACCGGCTGTCTGAAATTCAAACAGCGTTCAAAGAGGCAGTTGCATCGGCTTCAGTAGAACAAATGGTCTATTATAATGACCAATTTCATTTTCAAATTGGTGAGATGGCCGATAATCCTTATCTGCAGCCAAGCTTTCAGCGGCTTTTGATTGATCATGCCCGCATCGGTCAAACCTTTTGGCAGATAGATAGACATACTTCTGTCCGCACTCCTGATAAAATTGATGAGGCTTGTCGTCATCATGATGAGATGATTGCGGCATTTGCTGCAGCTGATGAGGAGCTGTCGGTTCAGCTGACACTGCAGCATTGGGAGTTGTCTAGAGCAGATATTGAAACGTATATCCATCCGGACCCGCTGGCGCTAGACAGCCTTATGACAGGGTAA